One Desulfosoma sp. DNA window includes the following coding sequences:
- a CDS encoding polysaccharide biosynthesis/export family protein — translation MGRKRGDGIIMGIVVALWMSVAWCGALWAAEKPRQASGVKAEAAGTYRIGKGDVLEIHVWKEPVLSRETFVRMDGMISLPLLDDLQAAGRTPMEVKKDIQQRLSEFIEQPEVTVILKAATSQKFYMIGEIAKPGEYQLTTDITVLQAFAMAGGFTEWAEKDKVMILRREGDQEKRIPVNYKEIVKGKNTEQNILIQAGDTIVVP, via the coding sequence ATGGGAAGGAAGCGCGGAGACGGGATCATTATGGGAATCGTGGTGGCGCTGTGGATGTCGGTGGCTTGGTGCGGCGCGCTGTGGGCTGCGGAAAAGCCGCGACAAGCCTCTGGGGTTAAGGCCGAGGCAGCCGGCACATACAGAATCGGCAAAGGGGATGTGCTGGAAATTCATGTATGGAAAGAACCCGTCTTGAGTCGTGAAACCTTTGTGCGTATGGACGGCATGATTTCCTTGCCTCTTTTGGATGACTTGCAGGCGGCAGGCCGCACCCCCATGGAAGTGAAAAAAGACATCCAGCAAAGACTTTCCGAATTTATCGAACAACCCGAAGTGACCGTGATCCTGAAAGCCGCTACGAGCCAAAAATTCTACATGATCGGCGAAATTGCCAAACCCGGGGAATACCAACTGACTACCGACATCACAGTCTTACAAGCCTTTGCCATGGCCGGCGGCTTCACAGAATGGGCCGAGAAGGATAAGGTCATGATTCTCCGGCGTGAAGGGGACCAGGAAAAACGCATTCCCGTCAATTACAAAGAAATTGTGAAAGGTAAAAATACGGAGCAAAATATTTTGATTCAGGCGGGCGACACCATCGTCGTTCCTTAA